In the genome of Bubalus kerabau isolate K-KA32 ecotype Philippines breed swamp buffalo chromosome 8, PCC_UOA_SB_1v2, whole genome shotgun sequence, one region contains:
- the LUC7L2 gene encoding putative RNA-binding protein Luc7-like 2 isoform X4, which translates to MDLGECLKVHDLALRADYEIASKEQDFFFELDAMDHLQSFIADCDRRTEVAKKRLAETQEEISAEVAAKAERVHELNEEIGKLLAKVEQLGAEGNVEESQKVMDEVEKARAKKREAEEVYRNSMPASSFQQQKLRVCEVCSAYLGLHDNDRRLADHFGGKLHLGFIEIREKLEELKRVVAEKQEKRNQERLKRREEREREEREKLRRSRSHSKNPKRSRSREHRRHRSRSMSRERKRRTRSKSREKRHRHRSRSSSRSRSRSHQRSGHSSRDRSRERSRRRSSKERFRDQDLASRDRDRNSRDRSPRDRDRKDKKRSYESANGRSEDRRSSEEREAGEI; encoded by the exons atggATCTTGGAGAATGTCTGAAAGTCCATGACCTGGCTTTAAGAGCAGATTATGAAATCGCATCCAAAGAACAAGATTTTTTCTTTGAACTTGAT GCTATGGATCATCTGCAGTCATTCATTGCAGATTGTGATCGAAGAACAGAAGTGGCTAAGAAAAGATTAGCAGAAACTCAAGAAGAAATTAGTGCTGAAGTTGCAGCGAAG gCAGAACGTGTTCATGAGTTAAATGAAGAAATTGGTAAATTGTTGGCCAAGGTGGAGCAGCTAGGAGCTGAAGGAAATGTGGAGGAATCCCAGAAAGTAATGGATGAGGTGGAAAAAGCACGggcaaaaaaaagagaagcagag GAAGTTTATCGGAATTCTATGCCGGCTTCCAGTTTCCAGCAGCAGAAACTTCGAGTCTGTGAAGTTTGCTCTGCCTATTTAGGTCTTCATGATAATGACAGACGACTGGCTGATCATTTTGGGGGTAAACTGCACCTGGGATTTATTGAAATAAGAGAGAAGCTTGAAGAATTAAAG AGAGTTGTAGCTgagaagcaggagaaaagaaaccaagaacgcctgaaaagaagagaagaaagggagagagaagaaagggagaagcTGAGGAG gTCTCGCTCACATAGCAAGAATCCTAAAAG ATCCAGGTCCAGGGAGCATCGCAGACATCGGTCTCGCTCCATGTCACGAGAACGGAAAAGGAGAACTCGATCCAAATCCCGGGAGAAACGCCATCGCCACAGGTCCCGCTCCAGCAGCCGTAGTCGGAGCCGCAGCCACCAGAGAAGTGGGCACAGTTCTAGAGACAGGAGCAGAGAGCGATCGAGGAGGAG atCCTCAAAAGAAAGATTCAGAGACCAAGACTTAGCATCACGTGACAGAGACAGGAATTCAAGAGACAGATCACCTCGTGACAGAGATCGAAAAGATAAGAAGCGGTCCTATGAGAGCGCTAATGGCAGATCAGAAGACAGGAGGAGCTCTGAAGAGCGCGAAGCAGGGGAGATATAA